A segment of the Candidatus Bipolaricaulota bacterium genome:
CATCACGGTGAAGTTCCCCTTCCCCTTCCGCACGGCGAACAGGTTCCCGAGGGTATCAACCCGAACCGAGTCCACATACGGGGAGACAAGGGCCTCGATCTCCGCCCGCACCTCGTCCTCGAACCCGGAGACCCCGAACGCGTCGGAGAGCCGCTTTAAGGAATCGATCCACTCCATACTTTCACCCTCCTCCTTTATAGGTAGGATAGTATAACCAATTTACGCGTTGACGGAAACGCCGATGCGGGTAAAATTAAATTCCCATCTAATCGCAAAAAGATGATTATTAAGGGAGGAGATATGTACGATTTAACGATCATCGGGGGCGGGCCGGCGGCGATGACCGCCGCGATCTACGCCGCCCGTAAGATGCTAAACGCGGTCGTGGTGACCAAGGATCAGGGGGGCCAGCTCCTCCTGACGCGGGAGATCGAGAACTGGCCCGGCACGATCAGCATCAGCGGGTTCGACCTCGTCCAGTCGTTCGTCAAGCACGTCGAGCGCTACGGGGTGGAGCAGCGGGTCGGCCGTCCGGTCACCGCAGTGCGGCGGGACGGGGAGGACTTCGTGGTGGAGATCGAGGGTGGGGATTCCGTCTCCGCGAAGGCGGTCCTGATCGCCACCGGGGGAAGAAGCCGGCCGCTGAACGTCCCCGGGGAAAAGGAGTTCACCGGCCGTGGGGTCTCCTACTGCGCCACCTGCGACGCCCCGCTCTTCTCCGGAAAGCCGGTGGCGGTGATCGGGGGCGGGAACTCGGCGTTCGAGGCGGTGATCGACCTTCTTCCGATCGCAACCGAGATCCACGTCGTCGACGTCGCCGATCACTGGTTCGCCGACCCGATCCTGCAGGGGCAGGTCCTCGGGGTCGACAAGGTCCATACCTACCAGCAGCACAAGGTGGTCGAGGTAAAGGGGGACAAGTTCGTGAACGGCCTGGTGATCGAGGACATGAAGACCGGGGAGAAGAAGGAGCTCCGCGTCGACGGGGTGTTCATCGAGATCGGCCTGATCCCGAACTCCGATTTTCTCACCGGGTTCGTTGAGATCAACAAGCGGGGAGAGGTCGTGGTCGACGAGGAGATGCGCACCTCGGTTCCGGGCGTGTTCGCCGCCGGAGACGTGATCAACCGGACCGACAAGCAGGTCGTGATCGCCGCCGGCCAGGGGGCGAAGGCGGCCCTGTCCGCCTATCGCTACCTGGTGGAAGGGAACCGGCTCGAGGACCGGGGGAACATCGCTCCCCCTCCTCCGCCGCCGGAGGAGAAGAAGTCCGGTCTGTTCATTCCGCCGCGCAAGGAGTGAGCGACTCTTTGAACTCCGCCCGGCCGTCCTTCCAGACGGTCGGGCGTTCTCTTTGTCACAGGAACCTGGCGGCGAACAGCGCGAATATCCCGAGTCCCCAGCAGTAATAGGCGAAATATCCCAGGCGTCCGTTCTGGAGCAGGCGCAGCAGCCAGCGCAGCGCGACGATCCCGGTCACCAGCGCCAGAAGGCTTCCCACCAGGTAGGGGCCGAGCAGGGAGATGCCGATCTGCTGCTGGTGGATCTTCAGCACTTCCATGAGCATCGCCCCGAGGATCGCCGGGACGGCGAGGAGGAATGAGAACTCGGCCGCCAGTTTCTGCTCCAGCCCGAGGAGGAGTCCGGCTCCGATGGTGAACCCGCTGCGGGAGATCCCGGGGAAGATCGCGAGTCCCTGCATCGTTCCGATGAGAAGCGCGTCCCGAATGCGCATCTCCTCAAGGCTGCGGTTGTTTGCGGCGCGACGACCGGCGAAGAACAGGAGCACCCCGGTGATCAGGAGGCTTATCCCGACGGCCGATGCGGAGGTGAACGCCTGCTCGATCTGACGCTGCAGGAGCAGCCCGATGAGGGCGGTGGGGATCGTCCCGATCAACAGCAGACCCCACAGGCGCATCCCATCGTCCC
Coding sequences within it:
- a CDS encoding FAD-dependent oxidoreductase; protein product: MYDLTIIGGGPAAMTAAIYAARKMLNAVVVTKDQGGQLLLTREIENWPGTISISGFDLVQSFVKHVERYGVEQRVGRPVTAVRRDGEDFVVEIEGGDSVSAKAVLIATGGRSRPLNVPGEKEFTGRGVSYCATCDAPLFSGKPVAVIGGGNSAFEAVIDLLPIATEIHVVDVADHWFADPILQGQVLGVDKVHTYQQHKVVEVKGDKFVNGLVIEDMKTGEKKELRVDGVFIEIGLIPNSDFLTGFVEINKRGEVVVDEEMRTSVPGVFAAGDVINRTDKQVVIAAGQGAKAALSAYRYLVEGNRLEDRGNIAPPPPPPEEKKSGLFIPPRKE
- the uppP gene encoding undecaprenyl-diphosphatase UppP; the protein is MWLFVIVLGIVQGLTEFLPISSSGHLVLLQVFWQQPQLGPEKLLLLDASVHFATLLAVLWVFRARVVQLLRAPLSYVVPIRMSNRERDDGMRLWGLLLIGTIPTALIGLLLQRQIEQAFTSASAVGISLLITGVLLFFAGRRAANNRSLEEMRIRDALLIGTMQGLAIFPGISRSGFTIGAGLLLGLEQKLAAEFSFLLAVPAILGAMLMEVLKIHQQQIGISLLGPYLVGSLLALVTGIVALRWLLRLLQNGRLGYFAYYCWGLGIFALFAARFL